Proteins from a genomic interval of Cervus elaphus chromosome 13, mCerEla1.1, whole genome shotgun sequence:
- the LBHD2 gene encoding LBH domain-containing protein 2, which translates to MNSLCTPNGRFKLYCPPSPPRKQMPWDGSLAEHCGRDDRLGPAAVASVSSAVACTLDPRSGPSPLCPRRPPGPAQPLSLPSDPHPRLPSQVTCPGAAGGVDPHRPSPPERSSLRGSRKEGQPEPRSGSRNRNPRPAPWRETGAGDPERQTGRQTPGLPRPGRERVSGGAGRFLRRPPPPSERGLPPATGLSRVRARGREQPGPRRVPGWSGRSREGPRPQGPPRPHPGASRPSAGPAWRTPVSGPQPAWSRVRLSAAAVQPDGGRSMRGPQPAAAPELGPDKEAGGPAAEAMVGAREKGPRLGQRLPSIVVEPSELGAVESGELRWPPEGAQRGSARSQADADPSPRPPGAPGEAPADADDERASSAGQAPCARR; encoded by the exons ATGAATTCGTTATGCACCCCCAACGGCCGCTTCAAACTCTACTGCCCACCGTCCCCTCCACGCAAGCAGATGCCTTGGGATGGCAGTTTG GCGGAGCACTGTGGCCGGGATGACCGGCTGGGCCCTGCGGCCGTGGCCTCGGTCAGCTCCGCGGTGGCCTGCACTCTGGACCCCCGCAGTGGCCCTTCGCCCCTTTGCCCGCGGCGCCCTCCCGGACCTGCGCAGCCTCTCTCTCTTCCATcagacccccacccccgcctcccgtCGCAGGTCACCTGTCCAGGCGCGGCGGGTGGAGTGGACCCGCATCGCCCCTCTCCTCCCGAGCGGAGCTCCCTGCGCGGGTCGCG GAAGGAAGGTCAGCCCGAGCCCCGCTCTGGCTCCCGCAACCGGAATCCCCGCCCTGCCCCGTGGAGGGAAACGGGGGCCGGGGACCCGGAGAGACAGACTGGGAGACAGACTCCGGGCCTCCCACGTCCAGGCCGAGAGCGCGTGTCCGGCGGCGCTGGGCGCTTCCTCCGCCGCCCGCCCCCACCGTCGGAGCGGGGCCTGCCGCCCGCAACCGGCCTGTCCCGAGTCCGGGCTCGCGGGCGCGAGCAGCCGGGGCCGCGCAGGGTCCCGGGATGGAGCGGGCGCTCGAGAGAAGGCCCGCGGCCCCAGGGACCGCCCCGCCCGCACCCCGGAGCCTCGCGGCCGTCGGCCGGTCCTGCCTGGCGGACGCCTGTCTCAGGACCCCAACCTGCCTGGTCTCGCGTCAGGCTCAGCGCAGCCGCCGTGCAG CCGGACGGCGGCCGCAGCATGCGTGGCCCCCAGCCCGCCGCCGCGCCCGAGCTGGGCCCAGACAAGGAGGCCGGAGGCCCCGCAGCAGAG GCCATGGTGGGTGCCCGGGAGAAGGGCCCTCGGCTGGGCCAGCGGCTGCCCTCGATCGTGGTGGAGCCCAGCGAGCTGGGTGCGGTGGAGAGTGGGGAGCTGCGTTGGCCCCCAGAGGGCGCCCAGAGGGGGTCCGCCCGGAGCCAGGCTGATGCTG ACCCCTCACCGCGTCCGCCGGGAGCACCGGGGGAGGCTCCAGCTGACGCTGATGATGAGCGTGCCAGCTCCGCGGGCCAGGCCCCCTGCGCCCGGCGGTAG